In the genome of Sporichthya brevicatena, one region contains:
- a CDS encoding tyrosine recombinase XerC: protein MGDRGVAAAAAHAPSPAPSPAPEQLPPALDDALAGFESYLRDERAFSAHTVRAYLGDVTRLLRHAARSGVRDPDGITLPILRSWLALERTTRHADSTLARRAAAARAFTAHALRTGRASTDPGAGLASPKVRRALPGVLTEDQAATLMAVPDPESGPVGLRDRAVLEVLYATGLRVGELVGLDIDDLDRSRHLVRAVGKGNKERSVPLGRPAMDAVDAWLTRGRPALATSTSGPALFLGARGGRLDQRAVRTMVTRYLGEVAGAAALGPHGLRHSAATHLLAGGADLRSVQELLGHATLTTTQIYTHVSVERLRASYERAHPRA from the coding sequence ATGGGCGATCGGGGGGTGGCTGCGGCCGCGGCGCATGCGCCCTCGCCCGCGCCCTCGCCTGCGCCTGAGCAGCTGCCGCCCGCGCTCGACGACGCGCTGGCGGGCTTCGAGTCCTACCTGCGGGACGAACGGGCGTTCTCCGCCCACACCGTCCGGGCCTACCTCGGCGACGTGACGCGCCTGCTGCGGCACGCGGCCCGCTCCGGGGTCCGGGATCCCGACGGCATCACACTGCCGATCCTGCGCAGCTGGCTGGCGCTGGAACGGACCACGCGCCATGCCGACTCCACGCTCGCGCGCCGCGCGGCGGCCGCCCGGGCCTTCACCGCCCATGCCCTGCGCACGGGCCGGGCGAGCACCGACCCGGGAGCCGGCCTGGCCAGCCCCAAGGTCCGCCGCGCCCTGCCCGGCGTGCTCACCGAGGACCAGGCCGCGACGCTGATGGCCGTCCCCGACCCGGAGTCCGGTCCGGTCGGCCTGCGCGACCGCGCCGTCCTCGAGGTCCTCTACGCGACCGGCCTGCGGGTGGGGGAGCTGGTCGGCCTCGACATCGACGACCTGGACCGCAGCCGGCACCTCGTCCGCGCCGTCGGCAAGGGCAACAAGGAACGCAGCGTCCCGCTCGGGCGTCCGGCGATGGACGCCGTGGACGCCTGGTTGACCCGCGGTCGGCCCGCGCTCGCGACCTCGACCTCGGGTCCCGCGCTGTTCCTCGGCGCGCGCGGCGGTCGGCTCGACCAGCGCGCGGTCCGCACGATGGTGACCCGGTACCTGGGGGAGGTCGCCGGCGCGGCGGCCCTCGGTCCGCACGGTCTTCGGCACAGTGCCGCCACCCACCTACTTGCGGGCGGGGCAGATTTGCGTAGCGTGCAGGAGTTGCTCGGTCACGCAACGCTCACCACGACCCAGATCTACACGCACGTATCCGTCGAGAGACTCAGGGCCTCCTATGAGCGAGCGCACCCGCGGGCCTGA
- a CDS encoding YraN family protein: protein MRAKDALGRYGEDVASRYLTEAGLVVLERNWRCPAGEIDIVARDGGALVVCEVKTRRDDLFGGPYAGITPVKLQRLRRLAATYVRAAGVHVPEIRVDVVAVWASGRGAARVEHLRGVQ from the coding sequence GTGCGGGCGAAGGACGCGTTGGGGCGGTACGGGGAGGACGTGGCCTCCCGGTACCTGACCGAGGCCGGGTTGGTGGTGCTGGAACGGAACTGGCGCTGCCCGGCGGGGGAGATCGACATCGTCGCGCGGGACGGCGGGGCGCTCGTCGTGTGCGAGGTGAAGACGCGGCGGGACGACCTGTTCGGCGGGCCCTACGCCGGAATCACCCCGGTGAAGCTGCAACGGCTGCGTCGGCTGGCGGCGACCTACGTCCGTGCGGCCGGGGTGCACGTCCCGGAGATCCGCGTGGACGTCGTCGCGGTCTGGGCGTCGGGGCGCGGGGCCGCCCGCGTCGAGCACCTGCGGGGCGTCCAGTGA
- a CDS encoding YifB family Mg chelatase-like AAA ATPase encodes MRRGLARGWSVALVGVTGQLVSIEADIGPGLPKFSLLGLPDAALNESRDRVRAAVLNSGEAWPDHKVTVSMSPADLPKRGSRFDLALAAVVLAAFGEVPAEGLADRVLLGELGLDGGLRPLRGVLPAVSAAVRGGIKRVVVPEPNAEEAALVDDVEVIGIRSLAQLLAFLRGEEIPDAPPVPGVEPTAVPGPAEVLDLIDVRGQAEARRALEVAAAGGHHLLLHGAPGSGKTMLASRLPGLLPRLEGRRALEVSEIHSVAGLLHPGAPLVERPPYCQPHHSASLAAMVGGGAAKDLRPGAASVAHHGVLFLDEVAEFKPSVLDALRQPLESGEVVLSRSGVTARFPAHFLLVMAANPCPCGSPSGPRSCTCSSEARRRYAARLSGPLLDRIDIQVMVDRPSRHELVNAPDGEGTEVVADRVALARERAAHRLRNTPWELNTQVSARALRTRFAPATDAMALVETALDRGALSARGLAKVLRLAWTLTDLAGRERPGLDEVGQALALRAGAGGGWA; translated from the coding sequence GTGAGGCGCGGGCTCGCCCGCGGGTGGTCGGTCGCCCTGGTCGGGGTCACCGGGCAGCTGGTGAGCATCGAGGCCGACATCGGGCCGGGGTTGCCGAAGTTCTCGTTGCTCGGGCTGCCGGACGCGGCCCTGAACGAGAGCCGCGACCGGGTCCGGGCGGCGGTGCTCAACAGCGGTGAGGCGTGGCCGGACCACAAGGTGACGGTCTCGATGTCCCCGGCCGATCTGCCCAAGCGCGGATCGCGCTTCGACCTCGCGCTGGCCGCCGTCGTGCTCGCGGCGTTCGGCGAGGTGCCGGCGGAGGGGCTGGCCGACCGGGTGCTGCTGGGGGAGCTGGGTCTCGACGGCGGGCTGCGCCCGCTGCGCGGGGTGTTGCCGGCGGTCTCCGCCGCGGTGCGGGGCGGCATCAAACGGGTGGTGGTGCCCGAGCCGAACGCCGAGGAGGCCGCGCTGGTCGACGACGTCGAGGTGATCGGGATCCGTTCGTTGGCGCAGCTGCTGGCGTTCCTGCGGGGGGAGGAGATCCCGGACGCGCCACCGGTCCCGGGAGTCGAGCCGACGGCGGTTCCCGGTCCGGCCGAGGTGCTGGACCTGATCGACGTCCGTGGCCAGGCCGAGGCCCGGCGGGCGCTCGAGGTCGCCGCGGCCGGCGGTCATCACCTGCTGCTGCACGGCGCTCCCGGCTCGGGCAAGACCATGCTCGCGAGCCGCTTGCCCGGGCTGCTGCCGCGGTTGGAGGGGCGGCGGGCGCTCGAGGTCAGCGAGATCCACTCGGTCGCGGGCCTGCTCCACCCGGGTGCGCCGCTCGTCGAGCGGCCGCCGTACTGCCAGCCGCACCACTCCGCCTCGCTCGCGGCGATGGTCGGCGGTGGCGCGGCCAAGGACCTGCGGCCCGGGGCGGCGTCGGTCGCGCACCACGGGGTGCTCTTCCTCGACGAGGTGGCCGAGTTCAAACCGTCGGTCCTCGACGCGCTCCGGCAGCCGCTGGAGAGCGGGGAGGTGGTCCTGTCGCGGTCCGGGGTGACGGCGCGTTTCCCGGCCCACTTCCTGCTCGTGATGGCGGCCAACCCGTGCCCGTGCGGCTCGCCGTCGGGGCCGCGCAGCTGCACCTGCTCGTCGGAGGCCCGCCGCCGGTACGCGGCGCGGCTGTCCGGTCCGCTGCTCGACCGCATCGACATCCAGGTGATGGTCGACCGGCCGAGCCGGCACGAGCTCGTGAACGCCCCGGACGGGGAGGGCACGGAGGTGGTGGCCGACCGCGTGGCCCTGGCCCGGGAACGAGCCGCCCACCGGCTGCGGAACACCCCGTGGGAGCTCAACACCCAGGTGTCGGCCCGCGCGCTGCGGACGCGGTTCGCGCCCGCGACCGACGCCATGGCGCTGGTGGAGACGGCGCTCGACCGCGGTGCGCTGTCGGCCCGCGGCCTGGCGAAGGTTCTGCGTCTCGCGTGGACGCTGACCGATCTGGCGGGCCGGGAGCGGCCCGGCCTCGACGAGGTCGGCCAGGCGCTCGCCCTGCGGGCCGGAGCGGGCGGAGGGTGGGCGTGA
- a CDS encoding ribonuclease HII — MLPRGTAVRRDSGLYGYERALARCGLAPVAGADEAGRGACAGPLVAAAVILPEGKRGEVPGLADSKLLRPATREKVYDQVLRRAAAVSVVVITPDEIDRVGLHRSNVAALRRALAKLTLPAGYVLTDGFPVAGLGVPGLAVWKGDRVAACIAAASVVAKVTRDRMMAELHEQYPQYGFDEHKGYCTAEHNAALAAHGPCAHHRFSYVNVRTAAGLRVSAGAVDDNALIAEEMGEGEYR, encoded by the coding sequence GTGCTCCCGCGAGGAACCGCGGTCCGGAGGGACTCCGGGCTCTACGGCTACGAACGCGCGCTGGCCCGGTGCGGCCTCGCGCCGGTCGCCGGTGCCGACGAGGCCGGCCGGGGTGCCTGCGCGGGCCCGCTGGTCGCGGCGGCCGTGATCCTGCCCGAGGGCAAGCGCGGCGAGGTGCCGGGCCTGGCCGACTCGAAGCTGCTGCGGCCGGCGACGCGCGAGAAGGTCTACGACCAGGTCCTGCGGCGGGCGGCCGCGGTGAGCGTCGTCGTCATTACGCCGGACGAGATCGACCGCGTCGGGCTGCACCGGTCCAACGTCGCGGCGCTGCGCCGTGCCCTCGCCAAGCTGACGCTGCCGGCCGGCTACGTGCTCACCGACGGGTTCCCCGTCGCCGGGCTCGGCGTGCCCGGTCTCGCGGTCTGGAAGGGCGACCGGGTCGCGGCGTGCATCGCCGCGGCGTCCGTGGTCGCGAAGGTGACGCGCGACCGGATGATGGCGGAGCTGCACGAGCAGTACCCGCAGTACGGGTTCGACGAGCACAAGGGCTACTGCACGGCCGAGCACAACGCGGCGCTCGCGGCCCACGGCCCCTGCGCGCACCACCGCTTCTCGTACGTGAACGTCCGGACCGCGGCGGGCCTGCGGGTGAGCGCCGGGGCCGTCGACGACAATGCGCTGATCGCCGAGGAGATGGGGGAGGGGGAGTACCGATGA
- a CDS encoding DUF2469 domain-containing protein encodes MSAEDLEKYETEMELQLYKEYRDVVGLFAYVVETERRFYLTNHVDLQVRADAGETYFEVSMTDAWVWDMYRPARFVKNVKVVTFKDVNVEELAKAELELPKD; translated from the coding sequence ATGAGCGCTGAGGATCTCGAGAAGTACGAGACCGAGATGGAACTCCAGCTCTACAAGGAGTACCGCGACGTCGTCGGGCTCTTCGCCTACGTCGTCGAGACCGAGCGCCGGTTCTACCTGACCAACCACGTCGACCTGCAGGTCCGCGCGGATGCCGGGGAGACCTACTTCGAGGTGTCGATGACCGACGCGTGGGTCTGGGACATGTACCGCCCGGCCCGGTTCGTGAAGAACGTCAAGGTGGTCACCTTCAAGGACGTCAACGTGGAGGAGCTCGCCAAGGCCGAGCTCGAACTGCCGAAGGACTAG
- a CDS encoding heparinase II/III domain-containing protein, producing MSVLVKRTAVAVVAAAVTAALLSGIAVGAPAQAEDDPVRVAAVEDDVMGCEKGDSFNRAAADRLVAGSVSIGPYPAVRIPTDGNLNWAINPYRHPSWEVRYRTLRWLRPLILGVADPTVDAVTRARYRAFVENVVRDFLRDNPRTGKKPLRFTWDAGTAVSLRASFLLCARDALGGTAWLDRAITEHGRFLHGRWAGAWNHGTMEAITLYRIGCRTKDSAFRREGRARLVRSFSADQPLGPVLDAQGATNEQSVGYADYQHQLWNEAIRLLKDGGDPVPAVLRKRVAKLPEFLTAATQPDGTLVQLGDTYADPAESAAGTTLEYAVSRGQSGPRPTKRVWVYQRGYVFGHSGWGERRPFEQESFYSLRFGAPRQVHGHVDHTAFTYFARGIPMLVDSGHTGYKADAQRAFLQSAAAHNVLEVVGVKQRDVTTKLTRKVVRGNWQTFGLTDRSYGFPRTRNVLVAQGPDIALVYDRTAARGKKRTFRQLWHLGADMTVTRKAKGVAVATPKGGADARLWMIPVALGGARPRTAVVTGRTSPRQGWVSDHELTRRPAPVVTMTRRATAARMLTVFVPTSSTAVVRTAVRNVGKGAKVLTVTVDGTARRFRIGAQGTLTRL from the coding sequence ATGTCCGTGCTCGTCAAGCGCACAGCCGTGGCGGTGGTGGCCGCTGCCGTGACGGCCGCGCTGCTGAGTGGGATCGCCGTGGGGGCACCCGCGCAGGCCGAGGACGACCCGGTCCGGGTCGCCGCGGTCGAGGACGACGTCATGGGCTGCGAGAAAGGCGACTCGTTCAACCGCGCCGCCGCCGACCGGCTGGTGGCGGGCAGCGTCTCGATCGGGCCGTACCCCGCTGTGCGGATCCCCACCGACGGCAACCTCAACTGGGCGATCAACCCGTACCGGCACCCGTCCTGGGAGGTCCGGTACCGGACGCTGCGCTGGTTGCGGCCGCTGATCCTCGGGGTCGCGGACCCGACCGTCGACGCGGTCACCCGCGCCCGCTACCGCGCGTTCGTGGAGAACGTGGTCCGGGACTTCCTGCGCGACAACCCGCGCACCGGTAAGAAGCCGCTCCGGTTCACCTGGGACGCCGGGACCGCCGTCTCGCTGCGCGCCTCGTTCCTGCTCTGCGCCCGGGACGCCCTGGGTGGCACGGCGTGGCTGGACCGCGCGATCACCGAGCACGGACGCTTCCTTCACGGCCGGTGGGCCGGGGCCTGGAACCACGGGACCATGGAGGCGATCACCCTCTACCGCATCGGCTGCCGGACGAAGGACAGCGCGTTCCGTCGCGAAGGTCGCGCGCGGCTGGTCCGCTCGTTCTCGGCCGACCAGCCGCTCGGCCCGGTCCTCGACGCGCAGGGCGCCACCAACGAGCAGTCCGTCGGCTACGCCGACTACCAGCACCAGCTCTGGAACGAGGCGATCCGGCTGCTGAAGGACGGCGGGGACCCGGTCCCCGCCGTCCTGCGGAAGCGGGTGGCCAAGCTGCCCGAGTTCCTGACGGCGGCGACGCAGCCGGACGGGACGCTGGTGCAGCTCGGGGACACCTACGCCGACCCGGCGGAGAGCGCCGCCGGCACGACGCTCGAGTACGCGGTGTCCCGCGGGCAGTCCGGGCCGCGGCCGACCAAGCGCGTGTGGGTGTACCAGCGCGGCTACGTGTTCGGGCACAGCGGCTGGGGCGAGCGGCGACCGTTCGAGCAGGAGAGCTTCTACAGCCTGCGGTTCGGGGCGCCGCGCCAGGTGCACGGGCACGTCGACCACACCGCCTTCACCTACTTCGCCCGCGGCATCCCGATGCTCGTCGACTCCGGCCACACCGGCTACAAGGCCGACGCACAGCGGGCCTTCCTGCAGTCCGCGGCTGCGCACAACGTGCTCGAGGTCGTCGGGGTGAAGCAGCGCGACGTCACCACGAAGCTCACGCGCAAGGTCGTACGCGGCAACTGGCAGACCTTCGGTCTGACGGACCGTTCGTACGGCTTCCCCCGCACGCGCAACGTGCTCGTCGCGCAGGGGCCCGACATCGCCCTGGTGTACGACCGGACCGCCGCCCGCGGCAAGAAGCGGACGTTCCGTCAGCTCTGGCACCTCGGTGCCGACATGACCGTGACCCGCAAGGCGAAGGGCGTCGCGGTCGCCACGCCGAAGGGCGGCGCCGACGCGCGGCTCTGGATGATCCCCGTCGCCCTGGGCGGCGCCCGCCCGAGGACCGCCGTCGTGACCGGGCGGACCTCCCCCCGCCAGGGTTGGGTCTCCGACCACGAACTGACGCGGCGTCCGGCTCCGGTCGTCACGATGACCCGCCGGGCCACCGCGGCGCGGATGCTCACGGTCTTCGTCCCGACGTCCTCGACCGCGGTCGTGCGGACCGCGGTCCGCAACGTCGGCAAGGGTGCGAAGGTCCTGACCGTCACCGTCGACGGGACCGCGCGCCGGTTCCGGATCGGGGCGCAGGGGACCCTGACCCGGCTCTGA
- a CDS encoding heparinase II/III domain-containing protein — MRFRRGAVAGTVALALLGGLAVTEPARADDKPVNILAEDPVTVFGADVLGCEDDVDSKPGAADRILSGTLQLSPFGPVAVRKDGNFNWAIDPFDHPSWASRYRSLRWVEPLIDESLNPERTPAERSRFREHAQAIIQDWVKDNPPNAKNKLRFIWDDPTAVALRSAFLLCAKRSLGGSAWLHRTIDDHAAFLRKHWSGAWNHGTMEALALYRIGCLESDREARRVGRSRLVGSFESKDNRFGPALDNQGATNEQAVGYAEFTYQLWHEVMRTFRTCGDTVPQVIRNRVAKAEAFVTAAIQPDGNLVQLGDTFARPAEVEPGTTIQYAATKGAKGPRPTKLVSVFKRGYVFGRSGWGTARPFAEESFYSLRFGPARQVHGHLDHTSMTYFARGVPMLVDSGHNGYKAGAQRSFLRSPAAHNVLEVAGVKARDVATTLTRQVLRKRWQSYTMTDQAFGFSRTRNVLVAQGPDIAIVHDSTGSADRTRTFRQLWHLAPTMDVSRGAKGVAKATPRGGVDARLWLIPVRLGGGGKTQVVTGRTRPRQGWVSEQVLQARKAPVVEMTSTGRSARMLTVIVPAAKSAKVTTSVKNLGKGAKLLTVRIDGKAYKFRVAAGGVLTRV; from the coding sequence GTGAGGTTTCGGCGCGGAGCGGTGGCCGGCACGGTGGCGCTCGCGCTGCTCGGAGGCCTCGCGGTCACCGAGCCGGCGAGGGCGGACGACAAGCCCGTCAACATCCTCGCGGAGGACCCCGTCACCGTCTTCGGCGCCGACGTGCTCGGCTGCGAGGACGACGTCGACAGCAAGCCCGGGGCCGCCGACCGGATCCTGAGCGGGACGCTGCAGCTCTCCCCGTTCGGTCCGGTGGCCGTGCGCAAGGACGGCAACTTCAACTGGGCCATCGACCCGTTCGACCACCCGTCCTGGGCGTCGCGCTACCGCAGCCTGCGCTGGGTGGAGCCGCTGATCGACGAGTCGCTGAACCCGGAACGAACCCCGGCCGAGCGGTCGCGCTTCCGCGAGCACGCGCAGGCGATCATTCAGGACTGGGTGAAGGACAACCCGCCGAACGCGAAGAACAAGCTGCGCTTCATCTGGGACGACCCGACCGCGGTGGCACTGCGCAGCGCGTTCCTGCTGTGCGCGAAGCGCTCGCTGGGCGGCTCGGCCTGGCTGCACCGGACGATCGACGACCACGCCGCCTTCCTGCGCAAGCACTGGTCCGGGGCCTGGAACCACGGAACCATGGAGGCGCTCGCGCTCTACCGCATCGGCTGCCTGGAGTCGGACCGCGAGGCACGGCGCGTCGGGCGCTCGCGCCTGGTCGGCTCCTTCGAGAGCAAGGACAACCGCTTCGGTCCGGCGCTCGACAACCAGGGCGCGACCAACGAGCAGGCGGTCGGGTACGCCGAGTTCACCTATCAGCTCTGGCACGAGGTGATGCGGACGTTCCGCACCTGCGGCGACACCGTCCCCCAGGTCATCCGGAACCGCGTCGCGAAGGCGGAGGCGTTCGTCACCGCCGCCATCCAGCCGGACGGCAACCTCGTCCAGCTCGGTGACACCTTCGCGCGGCCGGCGGAGGTCGAACCGGGGACGACGATCCAGTACGCCGCGACGAAGGGCGCCAAGGGCCCGCGTCCGACCAAGCTCGTCTCGGTGTTCAAGCGGGGCTACGTCTTCGGGCGCAGCGGGTGGGGCACAGCGCGTCCGTTCGCGGAGGAGTCGTTCTACAGCCTGCGGTTCGGACCGGCCCGGCAGGTGCACGGCCACCTCGACCACACGTCGATGACCTACTTCGCGCGTGGTGTTCCGATGCTCGTCGACTCCGGGCACAACGGCTACAAGGCGGGCGCCCAGCGCTCGTTCCTGCGCTCGCCCGCGGCACACAACGTGCTCGAGGTTGCCGGGGTGAAGGCCCGGGACGTCGCGACGACGCTCACCCGTCAGGTCCTCCGCAAGCGCTGGCAGTCGTACACGATGACCGACCAGGCCTTCGGGTTCTCCCGTACGCGCAACGTGCTGGTCGCCCAGGGCCCGGACATCGCGATCGTCCACGACAGCACCGGGTCGGCGGACCGGACACGCACGTTCCGGCAGCTCTGGCACCTGGCCCCGACCATGGACGTCTCGCGCGGGGCGAAGGGCGTCGCCAAGGCGACCCCGCGCGGCGGCGTGGACGCGCGACTCTGGCTGATCCCGGTCCGGCTCGGGGGCGGCGGCAAGACCCAGGTCGTCACCGGCCGCACCCGGCCGCGCCAGGGCTGGGTCTCGGAGCAGGTCCTCCAGGCCCGCAAGGCCCCGGTCGTGGAGATGACGTCGACGGGCCGCTCCGCGCGCATGCTGACGGTGATCGTCCCGGCGGCGAAGTCGGCGAAGGTGACGACGTCGGTGAAGAACCTCGGCAAGGGCGCGAAGCTCCTGACGGTCCGCATCGACGGCAAGGCCTACAAGTTCCGCGTCGCCGCCGGTGGGGTCCTCACCCGGGTCTGA
- the dprA gene encoding DNA-processing protein DprA, translated as MSAQLNLPLGPGQEALAALLAAAEPGDARLGTELDRWGPVELVRRVRTGCGGFPGAAALRRRLETVDGAEQLGRAAALDAVLVARGDPDWPTQLDDLGDSRPLALWLRGSVALRPALLRSAAVVGSRTASAYGLRVAADLGSELSERGWTVVSGAALGIDGAAHRGALAGGGPTVAVLASGLDVPYPVAHARLLDQIAEEGIVISESGFGTVPMRHRFLTRNRLIAALTRGTVVVEAAMRSGALSTARYAADLNRPLLAVPGPVTSTVSAGSNDLLRTRGAIPVTCAGEVIEDLGRIGADLAPARTAEERPHDALSRRQAEVIGALPARRPVAVDEVARRCGLDPAAASAELGQLALLGMVERIDGGWRPTRRGRGG; from the coding sequence GTGAGCGCGCAGTTGAACCTGCCGCTGGGCCCGGGGCAGGAGGCGCTGGCCGCGTTGCTCGCCGCCGCCGAACCCGGCGACGCCCGGTTGGGGACCGAGCTGGACCGGTGGGGGCCGGTCGAACTCGTGCGCCGCGTCCGCACCGGGTGCGGGGGATTCCCCGGCGCCGCGGCGCTGCGGCGGCGTCTGGAGACCGTCGACGGCGCCGAGCAGTTGGGTCGGGCGGCGGCGCTGGACGCCGTCCTCGTCGCGCGCGGCGACCCGGACTGGCCGACGCAGCTCGACGACCTGGGGGACAGCCGCCCGCTCGCGCTCTGGTTGCGGGGGTCGGTCGCGTTGCGTCCCGCGCTGTTGCGCTCCGCGGCGGTGGTGGGCTCGCGCACCGCATCGGCCTACGGACTCCGGGTCGCCGCCGACCTCGGCTCGGAGCTCTCCGAGCGCGGCTGGACGGTGGTGTCCGGCGCGGCGCTCGGCATCGACGGCGCGGCTCATCGCGGGGCGCTCGCGGGTGGCGGCCCGACCGTCGCCGTCCTGGCGAGCGGCCTCGACGTGCCGTACCCCGTCGCGCACGCCCGGCTGCTCGACCAGATCGCGGAGGAGGGGATCGTGATCAGCGAGTCCGGGTTCGGGACCGTGCCGATGCGGCACCGGTTCCTCACGCGCAACCGGCTGATCGCCGCGCTGACGCGGGGCACGGTGGTCGTGGAGGCCGCGATGCGCAGCGGGGCCCTGAGCACCGCCCGCTACGCCGCCGATCTGAACCGGCCGCTGCTGGCGGTGCCGGGGCCGGTCACCTCGACCGTCTCCGCCGGGTCGAACGACCTGCTGCGCACCCGCGGGGCGATCCCGGTGACCTGCGCGGGAGAGGTGATCGAGGACCTCGGCCGGATCGGGGCGGACCTCGCGCCCGCCCGGACCGCCGAGGAGCGTCCGCACGACGCGCTCTCCCGCCGCCAGGCGGAGGTCATCGGCGCCCTGCCCGCCCGTCGGCCCGTCGCGGTCGACGAGGTGGCGCGGCGTTGCGGGCTCGATCCGGCGGCCGCGAGCGCGGAGCTCGGGCAGCTCGCCCTCCTGGGAATGGTCGAGCGCATCGACGGCGGGTGGCGGCCCACGCGCCGGGGCCGAGGGGGCTGA